The genomic window GCTGCTGAGCCTGACGGTGGAAGAGGGCGTCGCCGATGCCGGGCAGGCGGCCAGGGCCTGGGCCGATCTTCAGGCGCGCTCGTCGGGCCCCGGCCCATTTGGGCTGCTCACCGACCAGCAACCCGCCGGCGCAGCCCCGTTTCAGGCGGCCCTGCGCAAGCCAGACACGGTGCTCCTCGCGCACAACCTCACGGGTCTGGCAGCCGGGGTGTACAGCAGTACTGGCCTCCTCCCTGTGCCTGCCCCGGCTCTGGCCGACGCGCTGCAGCACGCCTATTCCTACCCTGAGGACCTGAACGTGAGCGCCCTGAACGCCGCCGTGCTGTTCACCGCCACCTATCACCCGGACCAGCCCTTCCTGCACACCCAGCTGGCCCTGGGGGAACGGGCGCAGCGCCTGTGCCTGGCCCTGGCCCGCGCGGGGCTGTTTGCCCGCCCGGTGCGCGCCTACCGCGAAGCCCCGCTGGACGCCCTGCTGAACCTGCCCGCCAACCAGACCGTGGCCTACGCCCTGCTGTGTGGCCGCGCGCCCCTGAACGACCTTTCACTGCCCCTGTTGAGGAGGACCGCATGACTGTTCTGAGCGCGCCCCCTGTGACCGCGCCGCCCGCCGCCCGCCCCGTGTGGACCTCGTTCCACGCCCACACGTTCGCCCCCAGCGCCGAGCTGGAACGCGCGCTGCACACCGACATCTTTCCGCTGCTGGGCCACCTGCAGGGGCACGCGGCGCTGGCGGGCTGGTTCTTTATCCGCTACTGGGAAGGCGGGCCGCATGTGCGCCTGCGCCTGCGGGACGCCCAGCCAGAGGCGGCTGCCCAGGTGCGCGAGGTCCTGGGCCGGAGTCTGGGCGCCCTGCCCAATGCCGGTATCCCCGATCCAGACACCTACTACGCCGCCTTCGTCCCTCCCGGCCAGCGGGCCGGCGCCGCTGGTCAGTACGGCTGGCACCCCCACGGGCAGGTGCTGGCCGTGCCCTACGAGCCTGAAACCCTGCGCTACGGCGGCCCGGCCGGTCTGGAAATCAGCGAGGGGTTCTTCGAGACCTCCAGCGCCTTTGCCGCGCAGATTCTGCCGCTGACCCCCACGCGCGCTGCCCGGCTGGGGCTGGGCCTGCACCTGCTGCTGACCACCGTGCGCGCCCTGGACCTGGACACGCCCGGCGCGGTGCGCTGGCTGCGCGACTTCGTGAACGCCTGGCCGCTGTTTTCCACCACCCCCACCGAACAGGTGGCCCGCGCCCGCGAACGCGCCGAGGCCACGTACTTCGCCTCGCCCCCGTCTCTCAGCGGCGCGCGGCAGACCTACACGCAGCGCCCTGGCCGCCAGCTCCTGCAGGCCTGGGAAGCGGAGGTCCGCGCCGCCCACCGCGCCTACCGCGCCGTGGAGGGCCAGTTGAGCTACCCCAGCCTGGACATCTGGCGCTCGCAGCTGCACATGTTCCACAACCGCCTGGGGTTCAGCATTGAGGACGAATGCTATCTGGCGACGCTGGCGGCCCTGATCCTGTCGGACCGGGGGGGCGAGCACCTGCACGCCGACTGGGCCTCGGACCACCGCGCCCACGAGGACAGCAAGCTGTACCCGCACGGCCTGGCCGAGTTGCGCGCCACCACGCCACCCGAGCCGCGCCCAGTGCCGCACTGGCCGGGCCAGCGCCGGGTGGCCCTGCCCCGCCAGGAAGCGGGTGACCTGAACATGCCGCTGGGCGAAGTGCTGCGCCGCCGCACGAGTTCGTATGCGCGCTACGGCCAGCCGCTGGTGCTGCCCACCCTGTCGGCCCTGCTGCACGGGGCAGCGGGCATTGTGGACACGCGGGTGGTCACGCACCCGGGCGGGCAGTTTGCGGTGCAGCGGCGGCCTTACCCATCCGGCGGGGGCCGGTATCCGTGGCGGCTGCACCTGCTGGCCTACTGCGTGGGTGGCCTGGATGCCGGGCACTACGTCTTCGATGAACACAGCAGCGAACTTGTGCGCTTTGGCACCGTGCCGCCCGTGGAACTGCTGGAACGCAGCTCGCCCTTCCTGAACCCGGCCATGCCCAACGTGCTGCCCGCCCGTGAGGT from Deinococcus multiflagellatus includes these protein-coding regions:
- a CDS encoding thiopeptide-type bacteriocin biosynthesis protein; the protein is MTVLSAPPVTAPPAARPVWTSFHAHTFAPSAELERALHTDIFPLLGHLQGHAALAGWFFIRYWEGGPHVRLRLRDAQPEAAAQVREVLGRSLGALPNAGIPDPDTYYAAFVPPGQRAGAAGQYGWHPHGQVLAVPYEPETLRYGGPAGLEISEGFFETSSAFAAQILPLTPTRAARLGLGLHLLLTTVRALDLDTPGAVRWLRDFVNAWPLFSTTPTEQVARARERAEATYFASPPSLSGARQTYTQRPGRQLLQAWEAEVRAAHRAYRAVEGQLSYPSLDIWRSQLHMFHNRLGFSIEDECYLATLAALILSDRGGEHLHADWASDHRAHEDSKLYPHGLAELRATTPPEPRPVPHWPGQRRVALPRQEAGDLNMPLGEVLRRRTSSYARYGQPLVLPTLSALLHGAAGIVDTRVVTHPGGQFAVQRRPYPSGGGRYPWRLHLLAYCVGGLDAGHYVFDEHSSELVRFGTVPPVELLERSSPFLNPAMPNVLPAREVAAWLLPVLDYTYVKAHYHHRAYRHALLECGHLTQNLCLIAASLGLPHLTIGGFYDDAVNALLHLDGVNEFTAYMLPLGGPV